In one Lachnospiraceae bacterium GAM79 genomic region, the following are encoded:
- a CDS encoding response regulator transcription factor — MGLFGKEVFILAQIIVVEDDVYMREELIDVLEKAGYDAVPLLDFENAVSQIMSLSPDLILLDINLPFHSGFEICKEVKAKQLGTVLILTARDKLQDELHALGLGADDYLTKPCNTERLLARIKNLLRRKEEQMQQGLLNGGGFLLDPNTFTLYAGKKSYVLPQNEGKILLTLLKSSPNLVSKSDLFHVLWGTAEFIDENALQVNFTRLRKTLREVGLDDRIETVRGQGYRLKEQVEV; from the coding sequence ATGGGCTTATTCGGGAAGGAGGTGTTCATATTGGCGCAAATTATTGTGGTTGAAGATGATGTATATATGCGGGAAGAATTGATTGATGTGTTGGAAAAAGCGGGATATGACGCTGTTCCTTTGCTTGACTTTGAAAATGCCGTATCACAGATAATGTCTCTTTCCCCGGACTTGATTTTGCTCGACATCAATCTTCCTTTTCACTCCGGCTTTGAAATCTGCAAAGAGGTAAAGGCCAAACAGCTTGGGACTGTGCTGATATTAACTGCAAGAGATAAATTACAGGACGAGCTTCACGCTTTGGGATTAGGGGCGGACGATTACCTAACAAAGCCATGCAACACGGAACGGCTTCTTGCCCGCATTAAAAACCTCTTGCGCCGCAAAGAAGAACAGATGCAGCAGGGATTGCTTAACGGGGGCGGCTTCCTGCTTGATCCAAACACTTTTACGCTCTATGCAGGAAAGAAATCTTATGTTCTTCCGCAGAATGAGGGGAAAATACTTCTCACCCTTTTGAAAAGCAGCCCGAACCTTGTATCAAAGAGCGACCTGTTTCATGTGCTTTGGGGAACAGCGGAGTTTATAGACGAAAATGCGCTGCAAGTCAATTTTACACGACTGCGGAAAACGCTGCGTGAAGTTGGACTTGATGATCGCATTGAAACGGTGCGCGGGCAAGGCTACCGTTTGAAAGAGCAGGTGGAAGTATGA
- a CDS encoding ABC transporter permease: protein MFFNLAWRNSKRNRSENLIYFLTMVTAVATFYIVLSLGSQDVMRFLEEIESDAVNRLLTMLMPTVYLFSLLFVFFLVIFANKYQLECRSRELGLYLMFGMTKRHLFIQIMAEGLITSLLALLGGLICGGFLSEVISLATARLVGRGIIAHQSSFSVSAVLLTTLGFLMIQVVALFILCGKLFNKEIHQLLYGEMAKKQQVGKMSGNLFSLILGAVVLTLAYWVILKYFMVAGGMMIIVAVILGIVGTMLFIRGLAGLLSAAAASVKRNTTHGLYIFTLRQLHENIVHKYISIGVASILIMLTIMLIADGSTRIMSYGNQMTRGSSVYDFTVTGNEATVEKYLSGKQMQPYVADLSRMETGTMKRPASVKANSFIDWSGLREQVVLNLPPEVEDPVTQGATSYEFSPNQPAALNLLGCIDTTGASPFLIPVSSYNELLEAAGEKTIVLGIDEAVFYLNPDFQGSTKEETTTMLNQIAEDARANGKVLISIDGLPITLIPFVPMKGLTADENVKIITALIVSDEVYSEYVNPDTVTVYHNFCIPSETVEADGLMVSIMEARDLLKPSGLYCESYLDNFGRQLFYVISGSYTTLYMGFMLLIIACALLALQFLTQMRETKARYATLSILGARREQMKRSINQQVLWYFLLPLFPACISGTVGICAMQHYLYSNMAKLQQSYPMLLVMALVVVCMLALYGVAIARTANREISKLNWKPNA from the coding sequence ATGTTCTTTAACCTTGCGTGGCGAAACTCCAAACGAAACCGTAGTGAGAACCTGATTTATTTTCTTACTATGGTTACAGCTGTAGCCACATTTTATATCGTCCTCTCCCTTGGAAGTCAGGACGTGATGCGCTTCTTGGAGGAAATCGAAAGTGACGCTGTTAATCGACTTCTGACAATGCTAATGCCGACGGTTTATCTTTTTTCGCTGCTGTTTGTATTTTTCCTTGTCATTTTTGCGAACAAATATCAGCTTGAATGTAGGAGCCGGGAATTAGGGCTTTACCTGATGTTTGGAATGACAAAGCGACACTTGTTTATTCAAATCATGGCAGAGGGGCTAATCACATCACTGCTGGCTCTTTTGGGCGGACTGATCTGCGGCGGCTTTTTATCAGAGGTAATCAGCCTTGCTACGGCACGGCTTGTAGGTCGCGGCATAATTGCACATCAGTCAAGTTTTTCTGTGAGCGCTGTTCTCTTGACAACGCTTGGATTTCTAATGATTCAAGTTGTCGCGTTGTTCATCCTTTGTGGAAAACTATTCAACAAAGAAATCCACCAACTCCTTTATGGAGAAATGGCGAAGAAACAGCAAGTTGGAAAAATGAGTGGGAACTTATTTTCCCTCATTCTCGGAGCGGTAGTTTTGACGCTTGCATATTGGGTAATCCTAAAGTATTTCATGGTTGCTGGCGGTATGATGATAATTGTTGCCGTGATATTAGGTATTGTGGGAACAATGCTTTTTATCCGTGGGCTTGCAGGCTTGCTGAGCGCAGCGGCGGCTTCTGTGAAACGCAACACAACACACGGTCTATATATTTTCACTCTGCGGCAGTTACACGAAAATATAGTCCACAAGTATATTTCAATCGGTGTTGCATCTATTTTGATTATGCTCACTATCATGCTCATTGCGGACGGATCAACCCGCATTATGTCGTATGGGAACCAAATGACGCGGGGATCTTCTGTTTACGATTTTACCGTCACGGGCAATGAAGCGACTGTTGAAAAATACCTTTCGGGTAAGCAAATGCAGCCCTATGTGGCTGATTTGAGCCGCATGGAAACAGGAACAATGAAACGCCCAGCTTCCGTGAAAGCGAACTCTTTTATAGATTGGTCCGGGCTGCGTGAACAGGTTGTTTTGAATCTGCCGCCAGAAGTAGAGGATCCCGTCACACAAGGAGCTACAAGCTATGAGTTCAGTCCCAATCAACCAGCCGCGCTTAACCTTTTAGGGTGTATTGATACTACGGGAGCTTCGCCATTTTTAATTCCCGTATCTTCATATAACGAATTGCTGGAAGCAGCTGGAGAAAAAACTATCGTTCTTGGAATCGACGAAGCTGTATTCTATCTTAACCCGGATTTTCAGGGGAGTACAAAAGAAGAAACCACCACCATGTTGAACCAGATTGCGGAGGACGCACGGGCTAATGGTAAAGTCTTGATTTCTATTGACGGACTGCCAATTACGCTTATCCCGTTTGTGCCGATGAAAGGCTTGACTGCGGATGAAAACGTAAAAATCATAACCGCATTGATTGTTTCCGATGAAGTATATTCTGAATATGTAAATCCAGACACCGTTACCGTTTATCACAATTTCTGTATTCCGAGCGAAACTGTGGAAGCTGATGGCCTGATGGTGTCGATTATGGAAGCCCGTGACCTGTTAAAGCCCTCTGGCCTGTACTGCGAAAGCTATTTGGACAATTTCGGACGGCAACTATTTTATGTCATTTCCGGCAGCTACACGACCTTATACATGGGTTTTATGCTTCTAATTATCGCTTGCGCCCTACTTGCCCTGCAATTCCTAACCCAAATGCGAGAAACAAAGGCAAGGTATGCGACACTTTCTATTCTGGGCGCACGACGCGAACAAATGAAGCGTTCCATAAACCAACAGGTGCTATGGTATTTTCTGCTCCCGCTGTTTCCTGCGTGTATCAGCGGTACAGTCGGAATTTGCGCAATGCAGCATTACCTATACTCTAATATGGCAAAACTGCAACAGTCTTATCCTATGCTGCTCGTTATGGCGCTTGTCGTTGTTTGTATGCTTGCATTGTACGGTGTGGCTATTGCGCGGACAGCAAACCGTGAAATCAGCAAATTAAATTGGAAGCCAAATGCTTAA